From Primulina tabacum isolate GXHZ01 chromosome 2, ASM2559414v2, whole genome shotgun sequence, one genomic window encodes:
- the LOC142537203 gene encoding putative indole-3-pyruvate monooxygenase YUCCA9, translated as MLSFSTDKGSPRCVWVNGPVIVGAGPSGLAVAAGLKDHGVPFVILDRADCIASLWQKRTYNRLKLHLPKQFCQLPKFPFPDDYPEYPTKRQFIDYLESYARFFGINPQFNESVESAKYDETCCLWRVKTVTGDGVEVEYICQWLVVATGENAERLVPEIEGLNEFGGEVIHACDYKSGESFRGKKVLVVGCGNSGMEISLDLCNHDAKPAMVVRKSVHVLPREMFGKSTFELAMFMLKWLPLWLVDKVLLVSAWMILGNIEKYGLKRPSVGPLELKNTEGKTPVLDIGALEKIRSGDVQVVPGIKRFSSSEVEFVNGAKLELGSVVLATGYCSNVPCWLKETEFFSKNGFPKASFPNGWKGKAGLYAVGFTRRGISGASADALKIAQDIGNIWKDDLKKKRQKVPTHRRCISTF; from the exons ATGTTAAGTTTTTCTACTGATAAGGGTTCCCCCAGATGTGTGTGGGTGAACGGCCCCGTCATTGTCGGAGCAGGGCCTTCCGGCCTGGCGGTGGCCGCAGGCTTGAAAGATCATGGCGTGCCATTTGTGATTCTTGATAGAGCAGATTGCATCGCATCTTTATGGCAGAAGCGGACTTACAATCGCCTGAAGCTCCATCTGCCGAAGCAATTCTGCCAACTTCCTAAATTCCCATTCCCTGATGACTACCCCGAGTACCCCACGAAGAGACAGTTTATTGATTACCTGGAATCATACGCCAGGTTTTTTGGCATAAACCCACAGTTTAACGAGAGTGTGGAGTCCGCTAAGTACGATGAAACGTGCTGTTTGTGGAGGGTCAAAACTGTAACTGGTGACGGAGTTGAGGTTGAGTACATTTGCCAGTGGCTTGTGGTGGCAACGGGGGAGAATGCGGAACGTTTGGTGCCTGAGATTGAGGGGTTGAATGAATTTGGTGGAGAAGTGATTCATGCCTGTGATTACAAGTCCGGTGAAAGTTTCAGAGGGAAGAAGGTTCTTGTAGTGGGCTGTGGGAATTCAGGCATGGAGATTTCTCTTGATCTTTGCAACCATGATGCCAAGCCTGCAATGGTGGTTCGAAAATCG GTTCATGTGTTGCCAAGAGAGATGTTTGGGAAGTCCACATTTGAGCTGGCTATGTTTATGCTGAAATGGCTGCCATTATGGTTGGTGGACAAAGTTTTGCTGGTTTCGGCTTGGATGATTCTTGGAAATATCGAGAAATATGGGCTGAAACGGCCATCCGTCGGGCCTTTGGAGCTCAAGAACACTGAGGGGAAAACTCCAGTTCTGGATATTGGTGCATTGGAGAAAATCAGGTCGGGAGATGTACAAGTGGTCCCTGGAATCAAAAGATTTTCGAGCTCCGAAGTCGAGTTTGTCAATGGCGCAAAGCTCGAATTGGGCTCGGTTGTTTTGGCTACTGGATACTGCAGCAACGTCCCTTGCTGGCTGAAG GAAACTGAGTTCTTTTCGAAGAATGGTTTCCCAAAGGCGTCGTTTCCAAATGGCTGGAAAGGAAAAGCTGGGCTCTATGCCGTCGGATTCACAAGAAGAGGGATCTCTGGTGCTTCTGCTGATGCCCTTAAAATAGCTCAAGATATTGGAAATATTTGGAAAGAtgacttgaagaagaaaaggcaGAAAGTCCCCACTCATCGAAGATGCATTTCGACTTTCTAG